Below is a genomic region from Anabas testudineus chromosome 13, fAnaTes1.2, whole genome shotgun sequence.
AGAAATTTCCTCATGATTACACTGATTGTGAGTTTGGCAGGAAAATTGTCATTCTGTGCTTCAAATGTGATAAACCACTGTTTCTGTGAGCACATGGCTTTGGTGGAACCGGCCTGTGGAAGCTACAGCATCAACAGCCTGGTGGGTTTACTGACAGTGTTCCTCATCCCTGTGGCCGATGATCTATTCACTGCCGTCTCTTACGTATTGATATTCAGCTCTGTGCTGAGGTCTGGCAGATCAGGCATCAAAGCACTTCACACCTGCATGACTCACATTGTGGTCATCTTTGTCAGTCTAATTTTGGCACTAATTGCTTTCCTGTCATATCGAATCAAAAATGAACTTACGGTCAGCTCTCGTATTTTCTTCAGCACCATGTACCTGCTGTTCCCCAGCTGTTTCAACCCGATCATCTATGGCATCAGAACCACAGAGATCCGGCAACAAATCCTTAAGACACTGACAGGCTGTTGCATTGTTAAAACTGTGTCCCCATCTTAAGAAACTGTTAGAATTTGTAATGAATGATTTGTTATAGATGTTCATTCATAGAGAATGCCTTTTTTGCatggtaaataaaaatgttaaatcatgcatactaattaaaattataaaatttcGGTTATTCAGCTGGTCATGTGCAACCTCACCACTAGATGCTACTAAATCTTACACACTGCATCTTTAAGTAATGTGGAATATGTCTTATAGATGCACATTTCTTTGAGAATTTCAAAAAGTATCTAGATTTAGCTTCTCTAAAAGTTGTGATAATCTAGTTTTTTGCAGGAATTCTCGAGGGTGAGAATTACCCAGTAGAGTTTCTTTGAGCCAAGGTGATCAAAAGGTCTGGACTTCTCTGTTTGGCACCATCTGGTTTTCAGCTCCTAACTGTAGAGGGATTTTCCCACATGCAGGGGCA
It encodes:
- the LOC113170528 gene encoding olfactory receptor 52K1-like — translated: MENVSSHKHFILDGFNELGALRPFLFIPFFSMFVLSLSANSLLLYVVISERSLHSSMYILIAGMAFVDLSLPLFFVPNMLLSFLFDWRGISLTGCLVQMHFIHFFGTFQSTLLVWMALDRYFAICTPLYYHEHMSLPRFLKFIIPLVVRNFLMITLIVSLAGKLSFCASNVINHCFCEHMALVEPACGSYSINSLVGLLTVFLIPVADDLFTAVSYVLIFSSVLRSGRSGIKALHTCMTHIVVIFVSLILALIAFLSYRIKNELTVSSRIFFSTMYLLFPSCFNPIIYGIRTTEIRQQILKTLTGCCIVKTVSPS